tcacattataatcaaataccataataaataaataaataaaaatatatatttacttttacgggacaagtggctcggtagaaccctaaaccccaaaatctagtagccattcggctctcttaatccaataagattggcgccccgagagcaatgctcgaccagggaccttacctccagtctgatcacttaagtatccaaataagaaatctagtagccattcggctctcttaatccaataagactggcgccccgaaagcaatgctcgaccagggaccttacctccagtctggtcacttaagtatccaaataagaaatctagtagccattcggctctcttaatccaataagactgagagcaatgctcgaccagggaccttacctccggcgaatttacacaaatcggcccagagagccatgctcgaccaggcaaacccatgaaaatcttattacatgtccatgatcattactggtcatgtaacccatcaggcagcatgttctacaagccacgtttcccaagacacaatcatccatttaataaatatcattgtataatgaagtcattcaaccatatcaaattaatgattaacaattaagagtaaaacatCAGGCAGCTCAGGTGGAAAACTGATGatatttggaattattataacattactataataatactcatattatcttcaataattaataatccagtaaaattaattatgttgagatattagtaaccatgttaaacataaacttccaaaatagcatattaaaatcagacttagcaatagtgcaatgattaaatgactttaactcacaggattgggcgacctcctagctctgctccggtgcctcggttggagcgagccgaacagacagatcatctaatcacggaaaacaatttatcaatacgctgagacaatccatcattaatcctaggtctagactcctaggactgactgtctaagaatctcgactcgggagaattctaccgaaaatccggcagaacttcccctacaacacgaacattaccccccgtcaaaacgggtccaggacctgccagaagaacacttcaaatacttaactATTCAAACaacaggagtcgggtccccaaacttcactatttccgacctcgccacaaagacaaaaatacAAGGCAGTAACcgagacaattatttttgactcacaaaaatcatcaaatactcaatataaaccattagacacaattaaaccaagaattccaaaattaacgggccaaagataattaccgagacgctcggtcgctcggtcgactcgcctccagccgccggagtccgatcgacgatccgaacacaccatcggactcacaacgacgcgctgatgacgatccccgctttcgattttccgatctgacacccgatcatccggagagatttgcggacgatctcgaccgtcgatttgcaaacgaagtccgatcgccacgaaaccagtgccatcgcgaagcttgagctgaggagagtcgggatacgtcctccgatcgtccatcctccgccggatctcgccggaaaaacccaaaaacgccggctgccaccattttctctctccaccggatcttccgtttcCGGCCACCACTGTCGACACCGCcgccgccaaaacaaagccgaggccgagaggagtcgatcggcaccaAGATCAGCGACCACCGACGCCGGAAACGCCTGCACGGCGGCAAGGAAGCTTCGGCCATCTTCCTCCTCGCGCGAGAGCTGCTGCCGTCGCCCGCTGGTGCAGCTGCCGCTGACGCCTGCAGCTTCGCCGGCCAGCCTCGCGCCCCCGGACAGACGGCCCCGACGCCGCAGCTCCTTCCTCCGCGCGCTCCTCTCTCTCCGCCGACATCTCTCTTCctcccttcttcttccccgatttctttcccttcaatatcgacatttgaccctgaacttttccttatttcaatttggtccctcaactttcttaattacttacaatttcatcctgcagaattccaatttgacccccaaacttctttttagcctttcaattaagcccctaactatttaatttgggccaaatcgaattattgaaaatataaaattacaaaaatacccatgaccgacatatttatttacgaaaataccaaactcacaaatttccattaaaccctcacaaaaataaaattatacttttaatccttattccaaaataatcctccaattaaatcctataaacaattaaattaaataatcaatttccaactcaaaatttaatactactaatcaattataataccaattttctcaaaattcttttataaaaacatcccttacaatttctatcataattttccaatatataattttatttatataaatatgcatttaggaaaatttgaataaccaaaatataatcatttctcaaatagtttacttgaataaaaataaagctaaaattaacttaaataaaaactcactattaaatatataaaaaaaaattccgggtgttacaattGATTAGTCAGACTTACTATGAGTTTTGATAGTTTTAATCCTACCCATTCTCTAACATTGGTCACGGTCCCATTGGTCGGATTGTGATATCCAATTTTCAACTATTTTAATGAATAGTTTTGAAACTTCTATATAAAGACCAAATAAATCCAtactttgaaaagattataagtatatctaccatacttttatttaaattaattaaataaaataagattaaaataaatattaatttttaatattgaaaactaaactttttaattttatatattaaaaattatttgtttatttattaaaaaattaaaattaacaattattgTTTCTATTTCACTTTTATCGTTGACTTTTCCAAACCATCATTAACATTATTACCATTAATTTCAACAGTTTTAgtcaaaatttgaatttatttggcctttaaataaaaattataggtctatttactaaaataattaaaattagacttaTTTGGCCCGAATGTACAATTTCAAAGTGGGGTTTGATCCTTTGtccaatttcaaatttatagatGCAGTGAATTAGCCTTTTAATTAGGAACTTGTTAATcattagtatattaattatatttatttaaattactaatttgttatttttaatataaaagataatcatacaaaattgattttgattatGATACAATTCgagtaaagaaaaatagaagtaTATCTCATTGCACGAAAGTaatctattaataattttatttttcatggaACTAATTTAGGAAACAAAGCATTATAGTGATTTGATATTTGTCTATTaacttttctatatttaaaaagaatgacATATCCTGAATATTTATATGactatttattcttaattctacatccattaaaaataaataaaaattaaagaaaaagaattatttcaataagtttataagtaaaaatgtaaaagaataaaagaatgaaactaTAAAGAGAAGATCGAACATTATTGTTTTAAGAAGGGTTTATTACAAAAGTATTACGgtaactttttttcttctttcatttaaaaaaaaaaattatttatataattttttttgaaatctcactataatattcttttgatattCTATTAGTATCTTTTAGTATATCTTGTTATTGttaaattacttttatgattttatttaattataactttatatattttaaactgtatttcaatatatttttttatatattatgtcatatttttaaaaagatacaTTTTCATATTATCAAGACTCACTATTGCtataaagaaaacatataATACCATTtagaaagaatattaaatataaaaatataaaataaaaacaataaatctACCTCATTTGACTGATTTTTACAATAATATAGATTGcaataatattcttttgacatctttttattatacttttacgaaaaagattttaaaaaaatataataataccaattaaaataataaacttttgatttctttcaagtatatatttaatatattatttctgacaatttaaaaaaatttaaaaatatatatgaataaaaactgaattcataataatacaaattaaaaataatatccttTCTAcacttttagtatttttttgttgatgaaattctaatataaaaatataagttaaaataaataaactttttatatatttttcttctaacaaaattctgaaaaagaaatataaaataaaaaattaaattcgcaataatacaaattaaaaatatccttttacatatattattgCTATCTTTTactatgaaatttaaaaaataaaaaaaaactgcataaataaaaagttttgaaaataaattgtaagaaaaaaaaaattttgactaagaaaattatttgtttaagaTAAAAGTAAGTGCCCCGtgaaatttcttcttttaagaactACTTACACATCTTTTAATTTGCTTCTTAACtcatatatgttttttttttttatttgatatctaATGATTTGATTCATGAATTTAGATTATGACAAATCACGTGCAAAGTTCGTgcataaaaaaactaataatataacaaGAAAAGCATAGtcataaaaaaagattagttgcaaaaataaaaataaaaagaattaatgattTAATGCATAAATAACAACTGATGCTTGAAGATCACGATCCACCTTGAAGTGAGCATGGAAAAACCTCCTCACCTGCCATTGTTTATGTACTTGGATAAGTGACTTGGGACTGAAAGCAAAAGCATACATACACCACATAAGCAAAAGCTTGGCATATACCTCTCTGAATGAGTGCGAAACCAGAAAATCCTTCACCAGTCTCTCCTCTGAATCGAACAATACAACATGACTTGGCTGAGACCAGTTTTTTGCCAATTCTGATGTAAAACCAACAGGATCCATCATGAAACGATCCGACTCATCAGGGATTCCTTTCTCTTCACTGGAGGATAAGATACAATACCATAGTGACAATGTTGAACATCAAAAGCATGTATTGAAAAAGAGAATGCAGTCCAACCAAGTTGACAAATTCCAAACCTCGGTGAGCAGTCTAGAAATCGCATGGGCAGGTCGTGATGGAGCGTGGAATAGTAAGGCGTAGCATGGCAGGGCATTAGGAATAAGATACTTTTCACTTTCTCATTTTGGGCTTCTTtggataaatatatcattgcATCCTCAGTTCCCCTCTGTCATGATGCTTAAAAGTATCAACAAAAACAGAACCATTAAGAAAGTAAATTTGTAGGTTAACATTTCCAACGAGGTTCCCCCGCCCAACACCATGCACCCCCCAGATTCtccccttctctctctctccctcctTTTCCTCTTTCCTTCTAAGATGAATACAAGTTTTTCTCCCATCAACATTAATTTTGTGcaaataaaaggaaataaaaggaAGCAGCAGAATATAATTGATTCCAACTTTTGCCAATAAAAAAGTCTTGACATGTGAAGCACTTAAATTGAAAGGATCATAATCATATTCATGCCTAAAGAAAGAGGTAAATCATTTACCTGATGTACCAAACTCATATAGAATGCCATTGGAATATTGGTAGCTAACAAGAACACAACAGCAAATCCTACTCTTGACAGCAATCTGGTCTGACCAGTCGAAGAACCTTTCCTTTTACCATCTGGAGAATCAGGTCTTGCCATCACAGCTAACGCATATCCAGAGAACATCAAAGCTATTGGCAGCACAGGCAAGACAAACCTATGTTCATAATACAATTAGAGTACGAGTTACATTAAAGAGCTTGAGTTAATGGGTCAAGGATGCACTAAAAGTTGCATACAGAAACAATTTACCACTAGAGTACCTGAATTCTTTGTGACCTAATACACTGTAAAGAATTAACACCCATGCAATAAGACCAGAAAACTTCCAGCACTTGGACTTGATGCTCCCAGCTATTGAAAATGGTAAGAAAGTGAAGAGCATGACAGAAAATCCCTGAGAGAAGTACCAGTGCCACTTATGAGTTCCATAATAATCTCCGccagaagaaagaaaattgaacTTAAGAAAGTTAAGAGGCACAATGATCCACGAGCCATACATCAAACGATCCAAGAAACATGATAGTCCAAGCACCAAGGCCCTGGTACAACAAAAAAACCACAAGAAAACTACCATAATTACACAGAAAAGTACTAACAGTagtactaataaaaaaaatatataaagaaaaactatgAGACTTATGGATGATTTCAGGTAATTTTCATAATGCATTGATAAAACAAGTGCTAAAAGCATTTAAATTAAGCGTTTACTCCTTACTTATCCACTATACAAAGTCCAACACTTGCACACCCCACTAAATATACGAAAAGGGAAAAGACTATGACTAGTATTGTACCTTGACAAAACATTTGCCATctgttagaagttgtatttatcccaCAACGCTGGGTTATTGGGTTATTATAGTGTATATAAGTGGATTGGACATCCTCTTTctttgagctagcttttggAAATGAGCTCTACTTAAGCCCAATTATCATGATATCAAAGTCAGCCTTTTGTCTGCGATAATGGGTTTGGACCCGGCCCGTTTGCATGTCATGTTAAGCGTGAGGGATGTTAGAAGTTGTATCTATCCCACATCGCTTGGTTACTAGGCTGTTATAGTGTACGTAAGTGGATTGGGCACCCTTTTcctttgagctagcttttgAGAATGAGTTCTACCCAAGCCCATTTATCACCATCAAATTCAATTGTAACTGCTAATACAACTTGCATTTAACATGTTCAATTCAATTACCAAAAAGATCCCAAGGGATAAAACAATTATTGGTTTTCATTGTTAAGTAAATGTAAAGAGAAGCATCTTACCTTTGCTAAAGTCAAACAATAGGGAAATTATTGCTTAAACTCACAAATGTATGAGCAAACATAGAAAATTGCAGTGACCATCTTCAACTTTTAATAGTCAAGTATAAATAGCATTTTTTGTTAGAAGGTACTAAATGCCGTTACTTGGTTAAATCTCCTTCCAACATAGGGTCCTCACACAATAAATATTGTGATAGTGTCCAATgtaaaacaattataaaagTGACTGATTTTAAACCTTAAACCCATCATTTTGGACTGCAAGCTCACAAAAGATAAAAGCCCTCAAAtaccaaaatatatattttatcatgcAAGAATTCTCAATGGTCAAAGTGGAGAAACAGCAGTACACATTCAAGCTGCATATTAAAAGAAGACCAACATAAATCcactcattttctttttatgctaTATTTGTGTTCAAATGCATAAGTTAGacagattttttaatttatggtCAATAGCAATTTAAATGATTCGGACAAGAAATGGACACAGGAACAACTACAAAATTTTGATGCCCAAAAGAAGAGGCCTATGAACCAACCAGAACGAACACCTTGATTAACTACACAGAAATGCATGTAGAATGGAACAATATGAATAATGTAGACGCCTGTAGGGGGTAGTTGAGTTCTGGTTCATGCTCATACACAATTAGCAAAATGGAGATGAGCTAACCTGTTAAATGCCTCCCCTTAGTAAGCACCTAAAATAAGGTTAACACTAAGGTTACTAGAATCCACACATGTTTAACATAAATGTTAACATGAgggttaaaataataaaatctggACATGGTTAaactataaaatcaaattatctATATCATAAAATGATGATTCAACACAATCAGAATAGCAGtcataaaaaaatcaactaGTAAAAATTATGCATATGACAAAACCTAGCAATAAATATGGAACAGGAAGGAACATAAATACCTACCCGATGGGaaacacttccaaaaatatGAATCTCAATCTATCACTTGTCACAAACAGCTCAAGAAGGCCAACATAGACCCATATGATAGCACTGGTTGGTCGAATTGCACAAGCTAGTGCTGCTACAAGCAAAGCCCACTTCCTTGAAATCACGGTCATTTTAGTGGGAGATTCTCTCATGCAGGGCCAGTAGTACAAACTCACCAGTGTAAGAACAGTTTCCAAACTGTTTGACAATGTTCTATTGAAGCAGAAAAACATGAACCAGTTTGCCAATTGACAGAAGAGCTGTCATATAATTAAGGGAAAAATCTTCACAAAGTCACATTTATAGTAATGGATAAGCAGCTTCTACTTGGAtaggaaagagagaaaaataaatcaactACAGCTTAATTTGGAGCACACATGTATGCATCTGCAAATACAGAGGCGTAAAAGAAGGATACAGCATATTTAGCCACAGGGTAATTGAATAGAGCATAAGAAAGTTTGTACAGATACAAATCTCCAACTGCTGAAAATAGGGCCTGCATTAGACGTGGCATCTTGGTCTGcaaagcataaagaaaataaatttaacacacctttaaaaattaataaatgagcgCACAGCTATTCCATGAATGTATGCTTGTTTTCATCTGGCGAAGCAATTAAAGCTGAAATATAATGATGCAAATGAAGGAAGTTCTTCCCCTATTCCTTTTGACTTGCACTTAAATTTTCCAGTATACATTACAAGTAATCAGAAAGGTGCAGACACTAGGAGAGAAACTgatttataaatgtaaaagATATAGAGTGCAAAtcatcacaaaaataatttgacATATCATAACCCTGCCTCATTCCACGCCATACCACTTAGCCCAGGCCTCAAGTCATGGGCATTGTGTCCTAATAGAACCAAATTGGCAGAC
The sequence above is drawn from the Ricinus communis isolate WT05 ecotype wild-type chromosome 7, ASM1957865v1, whole genome shotgun sequence genome and encodes:
- the LOC8287576 gene encoding mannosyltransferase APTG1 isoform X1; this encodes MRQRQSAAKSAPRSRNHDIEIKGGDEEDISMKSSPKIIFAICLAFRIANALLIQTYFNPDEHWQALEVAHYIVFGYGHLTWEWKKGIRSYLHPLVFALLFKVLALLGLDTPWIMTKMPRLMQALFSAVGDLYLYKLSYALFNYPVAKYALFCQLANWFMFFCFNRTLSNSLETVLTLVSLYYWPCMRESPTKMTVISRKWALLVAALACAIRPTSAIIWVYVGLLELFVTSDRLRFIFLEVFPIGALVLGLSCFLDRLMYGSWIIVPLNFLKFNFLSSGGDYYGTHKWHWYFSQGFSVMLFTFLPFSIAGSIKSKCWKFSGLIAWVLILYSVLGHKEFRFVLPVLPIALMFSGYALAVMARPDSPDGKRKGSSTGQTRLLSRVGFAVVFLLATNIPMAFYMSLVHQRGTEDAMIYLSKEAQNEKVKSILFLMPCHATPYYSTLHHDLPMRFLDCSPSEEKGIPDESDRFMMDPVGFTSELAKNWSQPSHVVLFDSEERLVKDFLVSHSFREVRRFFHAHFKVDRDLQASVVIYALNH
- the LOC8287576 gene encoding mannosyltransferase APTG1 isoform X3 produces the protein MPRLMQALFSAVGDLYLYKLSYALFNYPVAKYALFCQLANWFMFFCFNRTLSNSLETVLTLVSLYYWPCMRESPTKMTVISRKWALLVAALACAIRPTSAIIWVYVGLLELFVTSDRLRFIFLEVFPIGALVLGLSCFLDRLMYGSWIIVPLNFLKFNFLSSGGDYYGTHKWHWYFSQGFSVMLFTFLPFSIAGSIKSKCWKFSGLIAWVLILYSVLGHKEFRFVLPVLPIALMFSGYALAVMARPDSPDGKRKGSSTGQTRLLSRVGFAVVFLLATNIPMAFYMSLVHQRGTEDAMIYLSKEAQNEKVKSILFLMPCHATPYYSTLHHDLPMRFLDCSPSEEKGIPDESDRFMMDPVGFTSELAKNWSQPSHVVLFDSEERLVKDFLVSHSFREVRRFFHAHFKVDRDLQASVVIYALNH
- the LOC8287576 gene encoding mannosyltransferase APTG1 isoform X2, whose product is MVIYVTFYETKMPRLMQALFSAVGDLYLYKLSYALFNYPVAKYALFCQLANWFMFFCFNRTLSNSLETVLTLVSLYYWPCMRESPTKMTVISRKWALLVAALACAIRPTSAIIWVYVGLLELFVTSDRLRFIFLEVFPIGALVLGLSCFLDRLMYGSWIIVPLNFLKFNFLSSGGDYYGTHKWHWYFSQGFSVMLFTFLPFSIAGSIKSKCWKFSGLIAWVLILYSVLGHKEFRFVLPVLPIALMFSGYALAVMARPDSPDGKRKGSSTGQTRLLSRVGFAVVFLLATNIPMAFYMSLVHQRGTEDAMIYLSKEAQNEKVKSILFLMPCHATPYYSTLHHDLPMRFLDCSPSEEKGIPDESDRFMMDPVGFTSELAKNWSQPSHVVLFDSEERLVKDFLVSHSFREVRRFFHAHFKVDRDLQASVVIYALNH